The Pseudanabaena sp. ABRG5-3 genome includes the window TGCGTAACTTCTGCATCACACGTACAGATTGCTGTTGCAAATCCATCCAACGGCGAGGAATACGAACTGCGGAGCTTTTGTCACGGAGATAATGTTGAATTTCGCCACGAATGTAGCGAACCGCGAAGGAACTAAAGGCATAACCACGATTTAGTTCAAAGCGATCGACTGCGCCGATTAGACCTAACGCCCCCACTTGTAATAAATCATCATATAGTTCTGAATGACGATCTGCCCAGAAATGTACTTCTTTTTTGACAAGCCCGATATTTAAGCGCACGATGCGATCGCGTAGGTATGCCGATGGTGCTTTGCGATATTGCTTGAGTAGTTCGAGGGTTGTAGTTTTGTCCGCCGCCGAAAACTCACGTACCTTATGGGTGGTGATGCTTGACTGAGTAGGAATGTCGGATGCGATCGTGAGTGCTGCGGTAGTCATAGTTTTGCCCTGAACTAATCAAGCTTTTTAATTAAGTCATGAATAACTTGTTTGTTTCGATGTACTTAGATTAGGTGCTTAAAGGGCGATCGTCACCTTGCAGGCTGTTAGGGATTTTTGAATTTTTAAAATGCCTAACACCTAACAATCTGTTAGGTACTAAAAAAAGCGGCGCATTGCGCCGCTTTTTTATACTTTTGGTAATTGGTACTGAGCAATAATTCGCTTGGCAAATTCGGGGATGTGGGCTTCTAGCTTCTTGGGATAGTTGCGGCGCACGTAGAGGTAATTGCGGACAAAGTGGGAATCAATGGAAAAACGCCCATATTCCAAACCTTTCGGCCCAATCTTATTCACCACAAAACTAATGATCCAAGCTAACCAAATCGGTAAAGTTACCGCCTGATCGTATGCTGAGATACCTTGCTGTACCGCCGATCGGCGATCGCCACTAGAGATCACAGGCTGAGTCTGCAATTGATCCTTAATTAACTCCAGCATCTCTTTGCCCGTCTCGTTCCGCACCACGATCCATTGCCAGCCAAAGGTCGCGCCCATGTAGCCCACCACGATATCAGCGAGAGCATTGGTGTAGTCAAAGCAGGTCATGCAGGATGGAGCGAAGACATCCTTGAGTTCCTTAGTATTCAGTCCAAAAAATGGTACTAGCTCCGTCGAACCATCGGAATGCTTGAAATGCACATTAAAGTCCTGCATGAACTCGTAATGCACTACCGTTTCAGGCGATCGGCTGGTGGTATCAAGAAATTTCTGTAAACCTTCTCGCGTCACATTATCCGTGCAGGGAGTTCCTAATACATAGAGCTTTTCTAAGCCTAATTCTTTCTCGACTGTGCGTAATGCTTGGATTTGGCAGCCCACACCGATCGCTAAAAGTCTTTTGATTCCTGACTGCTCGATCTGCTCCAACACTGAGAGATTTGGCGAAAGTGTCGGTTTATTGACCCGCGCCGCCAAAATTTCTTCACGATTTCGGGCAATTACAGGTTGTGGCTTAAAGCGATCATCTTTGCTTGATTGCACACAAACTACGCCCTCGACTAAGCCTTTTTCAAGCATCTTGATCGCCAAAGTAGACACAATGCCTGTCCATTGCGCCCCTTCGATGGGTTCAGTTTTGCGGGCGGCGATCATTTCTTGATGCACACCGAAATACAGCTCTTTTTCGTTATCAAGATCACGCGATCGCCCGTGGGATTGTGTCTCTAGTTCGTCAATATGCTGAGTGATAAACGCGCAAGCCTCTTTGACGTAATGAATGTAGTAGGTATCACAGAGACCACATTCACTGCACAATTCTTTGGCGGGGCGACGCTGGACATCTGCGAGACCCTTTGCCTTGCGATGGGATGGAACAACCGACATTTTGCTAATTCTTACTATATGGATCTAAGGTAGATCATATCAGTCAAGAGAT containing:
- a CDS encoding Coenzyme F420 hydrogenase/dehydrogenase, beta subunit C-terminal domain; the protein is MSVVPSHRKAKGLADVQRRPAKELCSECGLCDTYYIHYVKEACAFITQHIDELETQSHGRSRDLDNEKELYFGVHQEMIAARKTEPIEGAQWTGIVSTLAIKMLEKGLVEGVVCVQSSKDDRFKPQPVIARNREEILAARVNKPTLSPNLSVLEQIEQSGIKRLLAIGVGCQIQALRTVEKELGLEKLYVLGTPCTDNVTREGLQKFLDTTSRSPETVVHYEFMQDFNVHFKHSDGSTELVPFFGLNTKELKDVFAPSCMTCFDYTNALADIVVGYMGATFGWQWIVVRNETGKEMLELIKDQLQTQPVISSGDRRSAVQQGISAYDQAVTLPIWLAWIISFVVNKIGPKGLEYGRFSIDSHFVRNYLYVRRNYPKKLEAHIPEFAKRIIAQYQLPKV
- a CDS encoding sigma-70 family RNA polymerase sigma factor, with product MTTAALTIASDIPTQSSITTHKVREFSAADKTTTLELLKQYRKAPSAYLRDRIVRLNIGLVKKEVHFWADRHSELYDDLLQVGALGLIGAVDRFELNRGYAFSSFAVRYIRGEIQHYLRDKSSAVRIPRRWMDLQQQSVRVMQKLRNTLQREPSAQEVANALGITLSEWQEAKLACQNRAPLSLDAPIRSEEEDAASIGDLVADPKSNMQSQQDEKFRLHQALSLLEQRTREIVEFVFIEDMPQRDVAKMLGVSAVTISRQLKKGLSTLRCVLEAEAC